DNA sequence from the Schistocerca americana isolate TAMUIC-IGC-003095 chromosome 2, iqSchAmer2.1, whole genome shotgun sequence genome:
TTAATACAATATAAAAGGCGCCCAGTGAAAATGTACCTTTCAGTAAGTTGTCGAGCACATGCATCAAAGACAGGTGGAGGTGAACCTCTTTCCACGGTACAAACCCATATGTGAGGGGACAGTTTCCAATTTCGATTCAGATCAAGGACACTCATCCTGCCTGTGCAACCAGGAGGAGGAATGCCAggttaaatgccggccggagtggccgagcggttctaggtgctacagtctggatccacgcgaccgccacggtcgcaggttcgaatcctgcctcgggcatgggtgtgtgtgatgtccttaggctacttaggtttaagtagttctaagttctaggtgactgtgacctcagcagttaagtcccataatgctcagagccatttgaatttgaaccaggcTAAATAGCTGGCTTCAATCAATCACAGCTTATTGTCCATCACTGGCAGCCACTGCTCCTCGTATGTGGATCTCTGACTCTCAAACTAAATGACAGCTTGAAGGGGAATAGCACATTGTGCCATGCTATGTTCACAGCAGGCCTGCTTGGCGGCGTACTCCGCCGAACCCTCACATGCCCTGGTTCGCGGCAGAATGATACCCAACACCCCCACTGCTGAAGCAAGTACAGTTTGTCATGTACGAGCTGGGCCATTTTCTCTGCGGGTGTCCGTGTTGCAATGAGTTTAGGACAGAAAGGGATCTGGGGCAGATGAACTGTTTGCCCAAAAGATGTCTCATCTGCTTCATTGCCTTTAGAATCGCATGGACCTCTGCAGCAAATATAGCATATTATTTGGAAATCTGAATACTGAAGACACGATTGGGCATGTAAAACGTTAAAAAAACGTTTTTGTAGCAATTTCCACAACAAGTTGATCAACACTACCGTATCAAAGATCTTTCCAGTGTAATTTGTTTCCTCATCATTGCTTTAGTTACGGAGATCAGTGAAACAGGACTATCTCCAAGTAGGTAACAAGACCCCACATGTTTTGTAACTTTTTGCAGAGTAGTACTTGGGTGGCTTTTTCAGCATTCGCAGTTATCAACACGAAATATAGATTGTACATGAATATGAAGAAAGAGATGCGAACCGCAATTTCCATTGTTTTGCCAAGATTTGAGGAACTGATATACACAAGCAAGCTCATCCTTCGAATTAATTGCATTGAAATAATAAGATTTAATAAGATTTTAAGTTGATTTAAATGTATTGTGTCAACAGTTAATAATGTATATCTATTCTTATGTCAAGGGATCTGTGGATCGTAAACGTTTGAAAACCAATGGAACAGGAAAcccatgttccacatcataaaTGTAACACCACTAGCCAACAGTTGAGAGTCACCGCCTAACTACTGCATAACCATATTGCGTCAAGAACCTGTTTCTGCATTAAATCACTCAATCTGGCACCAGTATGTCGCTATGACCATTGTCCAGCGTGATATTTGGGCATTCCAACATGTGACCAGAGGATACCTTCAGCATCTACATCACAACATGCTGGATCAATGTTGCGTCTAAGAAACTCCCTCTCAAGCAGCACAGGGCAGCGTGTCAGTGGCCACTTCATTGGGTTACCGCCATATCGTTCAGACTGGGAACCAATCGCTGTCCGCTGGTGCAGTAATCAATCTCAGTATTGTTCAACTAGACTGTCTGCCATAGGTTCTCCATCTGCAATCGGCTGTCCTGGGCTTTAAACTTGACCCATACTAGGCTGTCGCTGGAAGCTGGCAGGACTGGTGTTACAGATTTTGCTCCGCAGATGACATCGCCTTCAAGGCTGTCAGTACCACCTGTTCACCATGTTGACAGGAAATATGAGTCACCATCACTAACTCGGCACCAGCAGCTGCTGAGCTGCCTGTGCAGCAGGAATGCTCTGACCCTGAATCATGCTGCACTGTTTATGGCCACATGCGTGATGATGATAGCATACTATCACTGGACGTGAACCTGGGGCATAGTTGAAATCTTAAAGATCATCATTGGTACCCCACTAGTGAATTCACACTTGGAGGTTCAGACGGGTACCTTGACAAGCTTCCACCAAACCGCGAAAGGGTAGAGACCTCATGAAGCTGCTGACAACATTATATAAAGGAAAAGTACTGCAGTTATCCGTTGAATTTCAGAAAGGAGTTTTGAAACTCTAAGAGCACAGAACATGTGATATCTGAGTCTTTTTGTCATTATCTCGCACAAAAAAAATCTAGAAATTCTGCGGACAGTTGAAATATCGTGAAAGACCGGCTGTCGCAAACTTTTTCATCAATTTCCTGCACCAGTTTTTTGCTTACTATAGATGAGCAGCATTTGTCCATCTAATCTTAACTAACGTTGTAAGTGACTATCACAACCACTTATCATATTCGGTCCATATACAGCATTAATTCCATGATGAATCtcaagtactttgacattttgactATATAAACCGTATGAGAGTGAAATTCAATGTTACTTTCCCATTACTGCAGCTATGGACACGCTGACCTACTGGGTTAGAAAAGGTGGTTACTGTTCTGCTACCTCCACGAGGAAATGGGGGTTACTTTTCGCACTGATCTCTTAGAAAGACACCTTTGCATAGTTTCCCTCCAGTCTCGAGTCACACATACAAATAACTTTCATGTACACGGTTATCAACTGCTTATTCCTTTGTGCCAATTTCTCAGAGTCGGTTTACTGGTATAATGGTGCATCTCCAAAAGGATTCCATACTGATTAATTTAACAATATGAAAAAGTTCTCCAATATCTCACCTGAAAATCGAAGACGCGAACCTGTAGACTTTCCCCGTCCCTGCGAAACATCATGTTGTTCCTGTGGAAGTCGCCATGTAGCATAACTCTGAAATCTACTTTCGACTTTGTCACCACATCCACTGTCGTGCGCAGCAGAGGAAGCCCGAAATCGCTCAGCTTGCCCTTGTACTTGTGAAACCAAGCGTATTCTTCGAAGATCTTTAGCATTTTACCAAATCCGTCCGCCATTGAGGACTCGTAGCTCTCGAGCATCTTTTCGTTGAAGATGAGCGACTGGTGGAATAGACCGTCTGCATACTGCTCGTCGTCCAGCAAGGCGACGGAGGCGGCGTGCAGGCGGGCTAGACCTCGCACTGCGACCGTACACTGCTCCAGATCCAAAGAGACGGCCTCGTCCACCTTACGGAACCCGGAAGCGTCCAGGTCTTCAATCACCAGAAAGTCGCTCGGCGTCGAGCCCTGATAATAAAACTTGGGCCACACAGGCTGCCACTCGTCAAGGTCAACCGCTCTGAGAGCAGCCTCCACGGCCGGGAGGAAGCTGCTGTAGGCGATCTTCTCCTTGGTGAACACTCCACTTTCGATTACGTCCTTGAGGAGACCGTCGGAGTTCGGCGCGATCTTCACAATCAGCGACGTGGTCTTATCTCTCTGGGTCGCCCCAGTCACGGTGTTCCGCGAGACAACCCTGAAGGTTTCGCTCAGGTAGCCGCCACACACCTCCGCCACAGAGACGATCTGTACGCTGGATTCATCGGTTGCTGGG
Encoded proteins:
- the LOC124593709 gene encoding uncharacterized protein LOC124593709, which codes for MPRGDGAKQVTPPSWLDKAFVADALKASDPATDESSVQIVSVAEVCGGYLSETFRVVSRNTVTGATQRDKTTSLIVKIAPNSDGLLKDVIESGVFTKEKIAYSSFLPAVEAALRAVDLDEWQPVWPKFYYQGSTPSDFLVIEDLDASGFRKVDEAVSLDLEQCTVAVRGLARLHAASVALLDDEQYADGLFHQSLIFNEKMLESYESSMADGFGKMLKIFEEYAWFHKYKGKLSDFGLPLLRTTVDVVTKSKVDFRVMLHGDFHRNNMMFRRDGESLQVRVFDFQGMYVGCPAVELQYFLHTSASLEVLRDHVDQLLAEYHVELQRVLRALGRLQQADAYPLDSLRRDFDRFGMVGVYVTFHILPLILDTHMAGQMADMTLETFQEQADDFCQKHCRNERFLRYVEYLIPHFDSKGLFEVKIE